The DNA region TTGCTTGGAGTCCAGAGATTATTCGGATCttattgatttcattcataATGCTCATTGGTTACAACCAGcatttatacatacatatatatatgacttaCAACGACAACTACTGTTATCCTTATAATCATTATTACTGTCATATTATTTTGCAACGATAATATcttataaatattttgtaagaTACTATATTGTTTAGTGTATTTATTGGATTTTAAAGTAATGGACAAATTTCGATGCATTCTATTACATAGACATTACATTAGACATACAATGTAGTCTAAGACTTTCAAAGCAAGTGTTTAGAATAATGATAACTATCGCCATCCAGTATGCCTTGTGGAGTATTTTTGCACTTTTTTTCTAGCAAGTTCTCACTTTTTAACATATACTTAAGTAAAAAAAGTGACAACATCTCGATTTAAATGATATTTCTGTACGGGTTATTTTAAAAAgatatacaattattattatatagctAATTATTGGTTCAAAGACATTCGTAAATAATCGAGATTACTGATTTGCTTGTTTGTCCCCATGGTTATTATCCAAAGTCTTATTATTAAAAAGGAGGAAAATCTTTCCACTTGTTTAAATCTAGCTGTTTTGACACATGACTAATTTTAACTTCAATTACCAACCTCCACCTTTGGTGAATAGTAGCGTAGTCTGTCAACTTCTGTTTATATTGTTCATTGTTTGCTTTCTTTTAATTGGTCGATATGTTACACAATTTCTTGATCTTTTGACACTTTTTAGTCATAAAGAATCAATATCTTCAAGACTGTTGGTTAATTCAAGTTCAACCCACTCTCCATCGACCACTTTATCTGTTAACCCGTCAGCAGACCAATCTTCTATGGTCTTAATAGATCCTTTTACTTTGGATGAATTCATTCATACTTCATCTCTATCATCATCAACCCACAAATCAGGATCGACGAATTGTTTAGAGAAAAATAATCGccttatttattcaaaattggATACACAATTGAATCAAAATACTTCAAATTATCTGAGTATATTGGGAGCATGTCATGTTATCTTCTTTGCAATTATATTGTATTTCTTTCTATCATTCTTCTTTTCCATTGATTATAAGTGTTATGAAAGTGTAGTATATTGATCGGTCTTGATAACAGCCACTATTGGATCAGTTGAATATATATAGCATACGTAAATGTAGCGTATTTCAAGAATTTGTCTTTGTTACCGATATTCACTATTAGACGATTATAGAAAAGAAACGCATTCAGTTTGGTGTTCAGCGAACATTTGCTGTACAACCTTTTTTAATagttgcagaaatatattacatTCTGCACCCTTTTTTTGAACGATCACTTGAGAATAGTCGCTATCATCGCTTGTTCATGTATTTGTTAAAGCCTTTAATAAGATACCTATTCTTAGTACAAAGGTTGGTTTTACATTTGTTGTTTCCATACCATTAAATCTCGGAATAAAAGCAAGCGAAaaccaaaatttattatttttttggtcACCTTATTTCCAGCAATTTTTTTTCTGTGGAGAGACAGACATAGAGATAGTAAAAGAGAGAGCAGTTTATCAAAAATATGGCAATTTCGTGAATATTTCCTAGTTTCTATTAATTAACTAACTAGGTCATTATTCatcttttatataaaataattatgattagGTAAACACCACACACGTTTTATATTCCAAAAGTTGACaaaagtaaatattattatttatcattctttTTATGGAACAATTCATAAGTAGTAGTGCAACCTGGAATTTCTTTTTTTGGGCAGGAGGGGGCGGGGATGGCGGCGGTAACTTTAATTCTATATCACGCTTCATTTGATTTAAATGATTAATGTGTATGTATGAGAAATTGGCAATTAGACAACTACAGGACGATAATATAGTAGGGTTAGAAATAGCACGGAATACGAGATTAGAACGTACTAAACGCATAATTGTTGCCGAGATCCAAATATTTCTCGAAAAAGTCCAGATGGGCTCTGAAAACGCTGGGAAATCTTTCTACCAGTTAATGCTGAATAGAATTTTCTCAGAAGCATCTAGAGAGTGAAGAGTCACGTGTCACAGTTCTGATTGGGTGATTACCTACCCTACTACTATGTTTAGCATGGTTTCAGAACCTTGCAGAAGTCCAAGGTCATTTGTGATAATATAAATGCCctcgattttctgtacataaactaacatTAAAGTAAAGCATTCCTTTTAGACTTCACACCTTTTCATTCGTGTCCACGTTGTCGTGcagatttacttacttacttacttacttacttacgcctgttactcccaatggagcataggccgctgaccagcattctccaacccactctatcctgggccttcttttctagttccatccaattcttgttcatttttctcatgtctatctccatttcccggcgtaatgtgttctttggtcttcctcttttcctttgaccttcaggattccatgtgagggcttgtcttgtgacgcagttgggtgctttcctcaatgtgtgtcctatccacttccagcgcctcttcctgatttcttcctccactgggatctggtttgttctctcccacagtacgttgttgctaatagtgtccggccaatggatcagaagtattttgcgtagacaactgttaataaacacctgtattttctggatgatggcttttgtagttctccaggtttctgccccatacagtagaactgtcttgacatttgtattgaaaatcctgaccttggtgttggttgacagttgctttgagttccagatgttcctcagttgtaaatatgctgctcttgctttgccgatccgcgccttcacatctgcatcagatccaccctgttcatcaatgatgctgcccaaatacgtaaaggtttttacatcttccaaatcttctccgtcaattttgattggattggtgcattctgtgttgtatcggagaatcctgcttttccctttgtgtatattgagacctattgctgctgaggctgctgctacactggtcgtcttctcctgcatctgttgttgcgtttgggatagaagggccagatcgtctgcgaagtctagatagtccaactgcatcttagatgtccattgtatcccgcgctttccttcggacgttgacgtcttcatgatccagtcgatcaccaggagaaagagaaagggtgagagtaagcaaccttgcctaacaccggtctttacttcgaacgactttgtcaactgtcctccatgcacgatttcgcagtttaatccatcatatgaattcagtatgatattgactatcttctgaggcacgccgtagtgtcgaagaagtttccatagtgttgttctgtccacgctatcaaatgccttttcgtagtcaatgaagttgatgtagagtgatgaattccatttaattgattgttccacaatgatccgtagagttgcgatttggtctgtacactatctatccttacggaatcctgactgttggtcacgaagttgggcgtctacgcagtccttcatcctgtttaacaataccctgttgaagacttttcttgttattgagagaagagtgatgccacTGTAGTTATCATAGTTgctgagatctcctttcttcggtattttgatcagtagtccttctttccagtctgttggtacttgttcttcatcccaaatcttattgaagagaatgtggagtatccgtgcagttaccgctacgtctgcttttagtgcctctgctgggatgttgtccggtccttctgctttgccactcttgatttgtctgatggccatgctgatttcttcaattgttggtgggccaacattgattgggaggtccgtgggtgctgcttcgatgttgggtgggttcagtggagctggtcgattcaagagttctttgaagtgttctacccacctgttttgttgttcttcaatgttggtgattacctcgccttccttgcttttgaCTGGttgttctggtttgcggcgatttccagagagtttctttgtcgtgtcatacagttgtctcatgtttccttctcttgcagccttttccgccgtcgttgctaaatcttccacatatttacgtttgtcggttctcatgctcctcttcacttatttgtttatttccgtgtattcagcttgtgccttggctttttctgctcttgttcggctggtattgatcgctgccttcttattccttctttcttgaatcttatccagtgtatcgagggtgatccattccttgtggtggtgcttcttgtgacccaggacctcatgacatgttgaagtgattgcctctttgatccccttccagttgctctccacagtagttccttctccattgagtagatcatgaaaggcctggaacttgttgctgaggactatcttgaaattgttgagtttgttagtatcctggagaaaggccgtattgaacttttgtgatactgtctgccccgttgtccagtgcttcttgagtttcaatttcatcttggcgaccagtaagtgatgatctgatgctatatcagctcctctcttggttctgacgtcctctatagtcctcctgaacgttttgttgatgcaaatatggtcgatttggttttgtgtagagtgatccggtgaagtccatgtggttttgtgtatgcgtttatgtggcaATATGGTGCcacctatgaccagcttattgaaggcacataggtttgcaaatctctcaccattttcgtttctttctcccagtccgtgtcgtcccatgatgtcttcatatccagtgttgtccgttccaaccttggcgttgaaatctcccatcagaatggtcaggtcctttgttgggcacttctcgactattgactgcagcctattgtagaattgatctttagcgtcttcattgtagtcgttggtaggcgcatagcattggatgatgttcattgaaatgccctctttctttgttttaaacgaggctttgatgatccttggtccatgagattcccatcctataagtgcattttgcgcttgtttggacagcatcaatgcaactccttgtgtatgtggtgcattttcttcttcatggccggagtataacaggagctctcctgtagttagtcgttgttgtccaacttgtgtccaatgtgtttcactgatcccaagtacctctaggttgtatcttctcatttctgcagcaatctggaaggctcttccggtgtcccacattgtacgaacattccatgtacctaaataaatggtcgctctggttgtcagaaggggcatcggcctcgtaacttccgaagggattcggctttcactttgaggcgtcataattcttctaaatgaagatcttctgactcccagggcagagtttaaaaggtttgaataattttttctggttagcgtttttttagcgagttagttttctacgggatggggacgctaaccccatgcccaaccctcctcctttatctgggcttgggaccggcagtagccctcggagggactccaggcggagttgtcgTGCAGATTTAGCCTGgggttattagaagagcttaggaaaccgatTCATGAGTTCAGTTAGAAgacttattaataataaaaacagaacATTTACTTAATGCGAATATATGATCCAtatgatctataatttattaactTGCAAGAAAGATCCACATATATTACCAAAATAACTTAATGATTTGTTCTATTCTTTATAGAGATCGTCATCAGCCAACTTTTATTATGCTTCAAATTATCATCATACTTTCCCTACAACATCTTCATCACCCGGCGTTTATTCATTTCATACTTCACAATTTTCGATTTCTCCAGTACTTAACAGTGGAAGTAAACCACCGAAAACATTTGTTCCAACAGCATGTGTGTTACCTTCAACTAGTCATCGTGATCCCTCACTTAGTGTATCATTTTTAACAATTAAAACTAAAACTTCCAGGTCAGTAATTCTTTTCATTGATGATTGTGAAACTGTCATTGTCATTCTAGACAACATTATCATCACATTACTTACCTCACGTAGAGTAATATGTTGTTTCATTTAAATGcatacaacttttaaaaatttgtttttccAGAGTTAATGGAAATAATATGATACAGTTGCATTGACCTAGAAAAAGTTAATGTATTCTTGCGTGAATCATACGATCTATTTGTAAAAGATACTTAGCTACTCAAACTTAAGTAGAACTCGATTATGTATAATTTATTCAGTCGAAAGACAATTGGTTCAACTACACCAAGCTCAATGTTACCTGAATTGGTAGTCTACTATTAAAATAGTTatagattaaataaattatgtaaaaattaataatatatgtGATAATTTGCCTATTTGTTATCGAATTGTACTGTTAGTcagatttataaataataattgactGGGTAAATGGTACTTCACAATTTTCTTGTGTACATTTTAATGATGTTATGTTCCAGTTTGTAAATCAGTTCACATCAAGGTATTTCGTTATATGTCTTGTTATTtatgtaaaaacaaaaaataatcatcACATAAGACTTTTTGTTTTAGTAGCTTTATGAACACGATTGTTTGTGTGTATTAACAGAAAACCTGTTCCAAATGCTTCAAAATTTTTAATTAACAATGTTTACGCTTTtcaatttgaatatattttcacATAACAGTTTATTGAACACTGCTAATGTTAGTTGATTGGAGGTGATTGGTTCCATTTTACTTTACACTTACCAACAAAGCACATTTTCTTAACAACCTTGAAGAAACTGATCCTCTCCATGAGATTTGAACTTCACCAAAATGTACCAGTTATAtacgttaccattgagctattcAGATCATTATTGATCTTTCGTTAGACAGATATTTACACTGGAAAAGACCATCGATTAGTAAATCATTTCATGTTTGTCCTAGTCATTAGTACTAATCTAGTTTTATCTGTTCAAGTGACATGTACGTGATTTTGAGTCACTAGGACCAATCGACACATTTGTAACTTGATGGAATAAGATTAGTACTGATGATGACTTGACAAACTGGAAATCGGTTACTATTCATGTTCACGTATTTTTGTAATTCTTTGTCTCGGTGGCGTTTTGTGATTAGGGGAGTCCACCACTTCTTGTAGCTCATCTGATTTCACAGTCTGGTTATACTCACCTATAAATTCGTACATGATACTCCAGCTAACCCCATTTGGATAACGGTGATATTAAACTCTCAACACGAAATTTTATGGGACTATATTCAATTAAATGTACTGATAAACAAAACAAGATAAGGAGAATAATTGTAGCGATATAGTGTTGAAATTGGCAATACTAGCCGATTTGTTAAAGAATCTTGTATCTCAGCTTACATGGTTTAAACAAAAAGGGTAATATAGACAAACGGATATGGAAAAGCACTCGTGTTCAAGAAATATACATAAGATAAAAGTTCAAGATTAATTATATATGAATACATACTATATAACCAATAAGATTACAACATTATATGCATTCCGTTTTGTATCAGTTCACACAAGCGCTTGTATTAATCTATCaatatcaattcatgatatgGTTGTAGTAAATTTGACGGAGTGTTTATTACTAATCCAAGTGTACATTGGAGTTTTCGTGATAATTTACACTGGTCTACTATTATTCAATCGTTCATATTATGCATGTACATCAAGTTCTTGCAATGTGATTTAATCACCTGTCGGAAGTCTAGCCACATAAATATCATTTACTAGGTTATCGGTCTGAACCATATTCAACATAACTTCAAACCTAACATCTACGACTCATAAACCGATCTTTATGATTTAATGATTTAATAACTGAAGGTCATAACGATCAACTATTGTATCGTTTGTTTGAACCTTGTGTCACTATAAGCACAGATGGATattagctagcagtggaatccaggacgcgcgtttcttccaATTTAGGACTTCTTAGCTAGATGTGCTTACATCCTAGGACTCAAAATCAGTGCTTTTCGCTTTGGACGCAATCGtgctatccacttagctactgagtcccaatagccacttgcttgtgcaatggaatGAATGTTAATTCGTTCGTTTTGGTTGTTCGGGTCTTCttattgatgttcaggactcCAGTTGATCAGTCCCTTTTGTCATATTTCATACTGAATTCAGATCAATCACAGTCCTAAgcttcaatgggaagatcctAACAATCAATATGTGTGAATTAAAATtcatctgaactcagtagccaGGTGGATAACGCGGCGGCATTTGGCACAAAAGGTACTGAATTTGAGTGTcggagtgaacatgaactctgggaTGTAAGAACATCCAACAGACGAGTCCCAGGTGGGACAAAATGCGCTTCCTGGTTTTTACTTTTAGCTTACTTCACTCATTATAAAATAACAACTAGACATTAGTAGTACTAGTCATTATATAGAAAGGTTTGCTCAAACCGTAGTGTGTGGAAAGGTATTTGGTTATTGGTTTAAATGAGTCGATTTGTTAATATTATTCAAACCAATGTCACTGAAAAAATAAACTTGTAAAAAACTATGAAAGACAATAATATCTGTAGTGGTAATATTATTATGTCCTTTTACTCTCTAGtaagcgcactgctgagaaacGCTTTCCTAGAACAGAACAACTGTTAAGACCTTGGTTTTCAGTATCTGTCTAAATAAAATTAGTCCGTGGTGTAAAGTATAAAAATCTGAACCAGACatgtaagcgaacaatattgtgtTCAGttagatcttcatcaggcttACTCTAAAAGACATCAATATTTACATGAATATGTATTAAACTACTCAAGGCaatttataagtcaatgatcaTAATTAAAAAATACATGAAAAGTACTGATTGGAAGTAAGAAGACAAGTGTAATAATAAGTTCAACAGAGAAAATAGGTCAAACTTGAATAAATAGACTTCGAAATAATAATCACAAAACCTTATTGAAATTACGTGATAAGCTTTTAAAGTCAGATAATGAAGCATATAAACGGAAAGAGGTGAGAATGATGGAAATATGAGAGATGTAAATAAATCAGTGGAATCATTTATTAAGTCGTATCTGACCAAAGAAGAGTCAGGGATGTCacaaatttcttctgaacacagACTAGGGTTATAGGTTCAGATCCTTATATCTGGGAGACGGGATCAAGTCCCACTGAGAAATGACTAAGGTATATGATACATTACTCGAATTAATTTAGCTTGATCTAGCACATATCCACTGTTATTCAGGTGTGTTAATACAGAGCCTTTGTTTTCCCCTTTTCGAACCCAGATGAGAGATGCTCATTCATCAGTATAAAGATCTAgcgatctccacaaacccccaacCTACTGATATTACTCTGCAAACTCAGTTATAAAAGTATGTCTGAAAGGGATCTTACAAAGAGATGAGTATGTTATCACTTTTGCTATTTACCATATAAAATTAGTTTCTTCTAAAACCGAACACCCCTTAAAAGTCAACTCATGATCTACTGTACTACTTACAAAGGTATCAGTAGCTTTTAAAGTTCTGTCGAAATGAATGTCGTTCACATTCGTTTCAATGTTGTTCTGAATTTGCATGTAAACGTCATCTTACAAGGGTTGTATggaatatatatgtacacatgTTCTTATTTAGTGGTTTGTTTTGATTACTTCCGCCTGATCGagtattttcatttgtttagatGAATTTAATGTTAGTCTTGTAACGTGGTAATGTCTCTCTGACTGTTTGACAAGGGTTTGATACTCTCAGAGTCCATCATTCCTTTGAAGATTGCAGACACATGTTGTTGCCGACTGCTAActggcacgaaacctaggtcaagGACTTACTGCAGGCTATCAGGATCACTACCATTATTCATCACAATGCACATACATTATCAAGCCACCTAAACAAATTAACAGAATCTATCGCTCCTGATTGATGTCTTTCAATGCTATTTATTCTGGATTATATTTTCAGAGGGCTTTCAAATCCACAGAATAAAAGGTCACGACCTTCGCGATCAATGAATGATTTAATTGCTAAATCATCTTTAAGCATTCATCAATCAAAGGCAAATGATATGACTTCTTTGAATACCTTGAATAAACAAACAGGATACTCTATTCGTCGAAGATATACAACATACGCTGCGAATcgtttcaatgttggtctaagaCCTGAACCTCTAAATAGGCCTCTTGCTAAACAAAATCAGTTCATTTGACTATATATACAGAggtaattgaatatatatatatatatatatatatatatatatatatatatatatattcaattaccTCTGTATATATAGTCAAATGAACTGATTTTGTTTAGCAAGAGGCCTATTTAGAGGTTCAGGtcttagaccaacattgaaacgATTCGCAGCGTATGTTGTATATCTTCGACGAATAGAGTATCCTGTTTGTTTATTCAAGGTATTCAAAGAAGTCATATCATTTGCCTTTGATTGATGAATGCTTAAAGATGATTTagcaataatatatatatatatatatatatatatatatatatatatatatatatcagaaaaaGCTTTGCATATAATTGCATTAAGTAAATgttctgtttttattattaataagtcTTCTAACTGAACTCATGAatcggtttcctaagctcttctaataacccCAGGCTAAATCTGCACGACAACGTGGACACGAATGAAAAGGTGTGAAGTCTAAAAGGAATGCTTTACTTTAatgttagtttatgtacagaaaatcgagGGCATTTATATTATCACAAATGACCTTGGACTTCTGCAAGGTTCTGAAACCATGCTAAACATAGTAGTAGGGTAGGTAATCACCCAATCAGAACTGTGACACGTGACTCTTCACTCTCTAGATGCTTCTGAGAAAATTCTATTCAGCATTAACTGGTAGAAAGATTTCCCAGCGTTTTCAGAGCCCATCTGGACTTTTTCGAGAAATATTTGGATCTCGGCAACAATTATGTGTTTAGTACGTTCTAATCTCGTATTCCGTGCTATTTCTAACCCTACTATATTATCATCCTACACTCGATTGTCTATTACTTTGGGAGACCCATTGTAAATTCTTTGATAAGTAGTTATAAGTGTACAGCAAAAATGGCAGTGCACCGCCCCTAAATGCCATAGTACGGTCAAAGGTGGGG from Schistosoma haematobium chromosome ZW, whole genome shotgun sequence includes:
- a CDS encoding hypothetical protein (EggNog:ENOG41KOG1892~COG:T), with the translated sequence MTTSSVASNDTQSILHKESISSRLLVNSSSTHSPSTTLSVNPSADQSSMVLIDPFTLDEFIHTSSLSSSTHKSGSTNCLEKNNRLIYSKLDTQLNQNTSNYLKIVISQLLLCFKLSSYFPYNIFITRRLFISYFTIFDFSST